A single window of Xylocopa sonorina isolate GNS202 chromosome 5, iyXylSono1_principal, whole genome shotgun sequence DNA harbors:
- the LOC143424134 gene encoding membrane-associated guanylate kinase, WW and PDZ domain-containing protein 1 isoform X4 codes for MATKTEDNASIDNTNDGESMDKEVLAISGNDESSHRIPPTYLYNSGSDQNTGISNQEQSNRNRNQATEDQLGPLPQNWEKAYTDTGEVYFIDHNTGTSHWLDPRLSKFQKRSLEECLDDELPYGWEKIDDTLYGTYFIDHVNRRTQYENPVLQAKRAQQSLGDRKSPNFTRNPDKLKGHRIRTTLIKSSRGLGFTIVGGDDSVEEFLQIKSVVPNGPAWLDGKLQTGDVLVYVNDTCVLGFTHNEMVNVFKSISSGETVTLEVCRGYPLPFDPNDPNTEVVTTIAVNAPDILTEDPRMYMDLDPTMQSNGRFNFLDSTFLPVHSLQNGENLATTSVNSMPDLCISDKINTIKRPSSTDILLSESSDLNDCKDSSMSSKPEFLSIAIVKGTMGFGFTIADSAHGQKVKKILDRQRCKNLMEGDILVNINDINVRNMCHSEVVQVLKDCPRNEEALIHVQRTTSKSNEKKEKNSQDFFRSKTPTADIYSTQTKAVVPSRPKTPLIDTRNRPKSPPGAIRSNWNEQSENELNPLDNRYKYPEYTHGMYYSDPYKANITNLTDNFVTMTNLDDDSVRNGAKRDWITNDKLNINNDVYSIDIPHHDNMLKQNGCLHSDYYKDLYTSQSHSQYSEQDYNVYSIGQEQNVDTGEIWDKRKETTSFEHEQPHSSSIPRYPQYSNELVCPIVPDIEWIETLVTLVRQDTGFGFRIVGGTEEGSQQVSVGHIVPGGAADLDNRLNTGDLIMSVDGESVMNSSHHHVVQLMIAAAQNGRVTLGIRRRINAQEHLPENLQTPYNRQMNLQYPYDVTVTRMENEGFGFVIISSVNKAGSTIGRIIEGSPAERCGRLNVGDHILAVNHVDITNVCHKDIVNLIKDSGYSVTLTIGYPLDDCCSNTSLSQKDEPACDGDGGQYHAVELTRGTRGFGFSIRGGREFQNMPLFVLQIAENGPASIDNRLRVGDQIIEINGINTKNMTHTEAIEIIRNGGPSVRLLVRRGCQMPSV; via the exons ATGGCTACAAAGACAGAAGACAACGCATCCATTGATAATACCAACGATG GAGAGAGCATGGACAAGGAGGTATTAGCAATTAGTGGAAATGATGAAAGTAGTCATCGTATTCCACCTACATATTTatataattcaggttctgaccAAAATACAGGGATATCAAATCAGGaacaaagcaatagaaatcgTAACCAAGCCACAGAAGATCAATTAGGACCTTTACCACAAAACTGGGAGAAGGCTTACACAGATACAGGAGAAGTTTACTTCATAGA CCACAATACGGGTACCTCCCATTGGTTAGATCCACGTTTGTCTAAATTTCAAAAAAGATCTCTTGAAGAATGTTTGGATGATGAATTACCTTATGGATGGGAGAAAATAGATGATACCCTTTATGGTACATATTTTATTGACCATGTAAACCGTAGAACTCAATACGAGAACCCTGTGTTGCAAGCTAAACGGGCCCAACAAAGTTTAGGGGATAGAAAGAGTCCCAATTTTACAAGAAACCCTGACAAATTAAAAGGGCATAGAATAAGAACAACCTTAATAAAGAGTTCTAGAGGACTAGGATTCACAATTGTGGGGGGTGATGACTCGGTAGAAgaatttttacaaattaaaagcGTGGTACCAAATGGTCCAGCATGGTTGGATGGAAAATTACAGACTG GGGATGTCTTGGTATATGTTAATGACACGTGTGTCTTGGGTTTCACACATAATGAAATGGTAAATGTTTTTAAATCAATTAGTAGCGGTGAAACTGTCACATTAGAAGTATGCCGCGGTTATCCATTGCCATTTGATCCAAATGACCCAAACACAGAAGTTGTTACTACAATTGCTGTTAATGCACCAG ATATTTTAACAGAAGATCCCAGAATGTACATGGACTTGGACCCCACTATGCAAAGTAATGGTCGATTTAATTTTTTGGATTCTACATTCTTGCCAGTGCATAGTCTTCAAAACGGTGAAAACCTTGCCACAACTTCCGTTAATTCAATGCCAGATCTTTGTATTTCGGATAAGATCAATACAATCAAAAGACCTAGTAGTACAGATATTCTATTATCCGAAAGCAGTGATTTAAACGACTGCAAAGACTCCTCGATGTCTTCCAAACCAGAATTCCTCAGTATTGCGATAGTGAAAGGTACTATGGGTTTCGGATTTACAATAGCGGATTCTGCTCACGGTCAGAAAGTGAAGAAAATCTTAGATCGTCAGCGTTGTAAAAATTTAATGGAGGGCGACATTTTGGTTAATATCAATGATATAAATGTAAGAAACATGTGCCACTCCGAAGTGGTACAGGTTTTAAAGGATTGCCCTCGCAATGAAGAAGCATTGATACACGTGCAGAGAACGACATCAAAATCGAATGAGAAGAAGGAAAAGAACTCTCAGGATTTTTTTAGAAGTAAAACACCAACGGCTGATATTTATAGCACTCAAACAAAAGCTGTTGTACCCAGTCGACCGAAAACACCACTTATTGATACTAGAAATCGTCCAAAGTCTCCTCCCGGTGCGATCAGATCAAATTGGAACGAACAAAGCGAAAACGAATTAAATCCACTAGATAACAGATACAAATATCCGGAATATACGCATGGCATGTATTATAGTGATCCATATAAAGCAAATATTACGAACTTAACTGACAATTTTGTTACAATGACGAATTTGGACGATGATTCTGTAAGAAATGGTGCGAAAAGAGATTGGATTACAAatgataaattaaatataaataatgaTGTATACTCCATCGATATACCTCATCACGATAACATGTTAAAGCAAAATGGATGTTTGCATTCTGATTACTATAAAGATTTGTATACATCTCAGTCTCATTCACAGTACAGCGAACAAGATTATAATGTATACTCTATTGGCCAAGAGCAAAACGTTGACACCGGTGAAATATGGGATAAACGAAAGGAGACGACTAGTTTTGAGCACGAGCAACCACATTCCAGTTCGATACCACG GTATCCTCAATATAGCAACGAGTTAGTATGCCCGATCGTGCCTGACATAGAATGGATAGAGACATTGGTAACGCTAGTAAGGCAAGATACAGGATTCGGGTTTAGAATAGTTGGCGGTACCGAGGAAGGATCTCAA CAGGTTTCAGTTGGACATATAGTACCTGGTGGGGCGGCAGACTTGGACAACAGGTTGAATACAGGTGATCTAATTATGTCAGTTGACGGTGAGAGCGTTATGAATTCGTCACACCACCACGTTGTTCAATTGATGATAGCCGCTGCTCAGAATGGTAGAGTTACTCTGGGAATTCGGCGACGGATAAATGCCCAAGAACATCTTCCGGAAAATCTTCAGACTCCGTACAATAGACAAATGAATCTCCAATATCCTTATGACGTGACGGTCACTAGAATGGAAAATGAAGGTTTTGGTTTTGTTATCATTTCGTCAGTTAATAAAGCTGGTTCAACGATAGGTAGAATAATAGAAGGTTCACCCGCGGAAAGATGCGGCCGACTGAACGTTGGGGATCATATTCTTGCCGTAAATCATGTAGATATTACGAATGTTTGTCATAAAGACATTGTGAATTTGATTAAAGACTCAGGTTATTCCGTTACTTTAACAATTGGTTACCCACTTGACGATTGTTGTAGTAATACGTCTCTATCTCAAAAG GATGAACCAGCCTGTGATGGAGATGGCGGTCAGTATCATGCCGTTGAGTTAACTCGTGGAACCAGAGGGTTTGGTTTCAGTATTCGTGGGGGGCGTGAATTTCAAAATATGCCATTATTTGTCTTGCAAATTGCAGAGAATGGTCCAGCATCTATAGATAATCGATTAAGA GTTGGAGACCAAATAATTGAGATAAATGGAATCAATACTAAAAATATGACACATACAGAAGCTATTGAAATTATACGAAACGGTGGACCATCCGTACGACTTTTAGTCCGACGCGGTTGTCAGATGCCTTCAGTG TGA